The DNA segment CGCACGGGAGCCAATTCCAGGTCGTTGTGCACACTGGCGTGGGGTCTGGACGTCATGACGTCACGCTAGTGAGATCGATGTCACTCGCCTCTGACCGGCCGCCCGACTGGCAATCGTGAAAACGCAGACTCAGACAGCGTTCTCTGGGCATTCATTCACTGTTACCAGCCCATGCCCCCACTGGCCCCCCCGACAGGGGCATGCCGCGCGGGCCAGGACCGGCAGTCACGTCAGGGCAGGTTGTCGGCGAAGTCCGTCAGGTCGTCCAGGTACGCCTTGAGCCACGCGACCATGTTGGCGCGCGTGTAGCCCCCGGTCATCAGGTACGACGAATCCAGATACGCTACCTCTTCCTCTGTGTCCGAGTAGGCCTGCGTGTAGTGGCTGGCGTTCCAGCCGTTCACGTACTCGGTCACCTCGTCCGATGACGTGTCCGCGTCGTACCCGGTCGTCGCGTCCACGCGCTTACAGCCGTCGGCCTTGCATCCCTCAAGGTTCAGATACACCACGTCGCCGTCGATGGTGAGCGTGATGAACGGGCCATTCTTGCTGTCACCGGGGTTCAGCTTCGCGCTGTAGCCCGCCTGGGTCACGACCTGCAACACCGTCGCCGGCCGGCTGTCGAGCACCTCTCCCGTGGCGGCGCGGCCAGACGAGAACACGAGCAGGGCCAGCACCGGCACGCATGAGAGTTTCATGTCCGCAGCGTACGCCACCCGGGCGCACTGGGCGGCCCATCCTGGCCGGGCTACCCGCCCAGTGCGTCCACCAGCTGCGCCTTCGACATGGCGCTGCGGCCGCGCACATTCTGTTCCCGCGCGCGGTTGTACAGCTCGTCGCGCGACAGCTCGGTCAGGGCGCGGTTGGGGTTGCCGGTGCCCTGCGTGCGGCGGTTGGGCGTGCGGCCCTCCTCGCGCCGCTGTTTGTTCACGGTGCGGGCCGCGATCTCCTCGGCGCGTTCCTCGGACTCGCCGCGCTGGCGTTCCGAGTCCTTGACGTGCTCGTACTGCCGTTCGTCCTTGTCGCTCCACGCTCTGGGCATACGCAGACCTCCTGACGCCCACCGTAGCCACGCCCGCCTAAACGTCGGTGAGGCCGGACTTCACGCGCCGTCATGAGGAGAAGCAAAACGAACACCGATGTGCTACTCCACCACCGCCTGCACCCGTCCCACTTCCCCAGAGGTGAGCCGCACCTTGATGCCATGCGGATGCGACGGCGACCGTGTGAGCAGCGCCGCCACCACGCCGCGCGTGAGCTTCCCGGTCGGCTGATCGTGCTTCTGCACGATGTCCACGGTCAGACCGGGCTGAATCTGGGAGCGAGTTGGGGGCATGGAAGGAGGGTAATGCTGCCAGCACTGCCATAAGCCATTCCCCACATGCCGCACCGCCTCCCAGCCCGTTACCGTACCCTTGTCATGGGAGTGGTCTCAATAGGCAGAGCACCGGTAAAAACATTATGAACCGGAAAGGCGGAAGCCTTGGGCGCAGGCAACAACGCCGGAGCAGGTTGCAGATACACCTATAGCTGGCCCGAATGGGACAAAGCAGCACAGGAAACGTGTTCTTAAAAGCTCCAGCGCCACCCATGCGGTTCCAAGTTCCATTTCCTTTATCAAACATGATACTGTTGATGTTAATTGGAGATTTATCTAGTCACTTACTGGAAACCATGCACGAATTATCTTTAAAAACTTGTTGAACTCGGCGTCTTGACAATTTTTTAGCGAGACAATGTTTGCCAATTCATAAAATATAGATGAGGATCGCGGGATAGACCTAGCAGCATCAAATGCCTCTTTGGGCCGAAGTGGCTTTGAAGACCCATCGGGCCAAAATTGCTTAAGTTCTGATCTAATTTCCTCATATGATTCCTCTCTGCCAATGGCATTCAAAACGTGCAGAGAAGGCTGCCAGACCCACTGTTCTATTTCTGGGCTTATTACTAACACTTCTACTTGAGCAGCAATCCCGATACGTCTACAATCTTCAACAATCTTTTCTTTGATAGCATCAATACCTGGACTGCCTTCCCATTCCTCGTCCAAAACAATTAGACACTTACTGAATCTATAGTTCGCCTCAAGTTCTCTACAAAAAGCTGCACCAGTGGCATATACCCCAGGATCTCTGTTCGGGTGCTTATCGACACGGAAATTTATTAACCTGATGCCAATCGACTTCGTTCTATTTTCTAATAAACCGTCAAATACCGCTTTTTGATCTCCATCGGCAACAAGAACCAACAGATCCATTATCCCAAAACTCCACTGGCAAAAAGAACATCGAGTGATACTCTTCCCTTCCAGTCACGCAGTTGAGGATGATCGGAACCACTAATCACGTCGGTGTATCCGGAAATCGTTTTTGCAAAACACAGTAGATCCACAGGTTCGGCCATGCTAAGAATCACCGGAGAGTGGCTTGCAATAAATACTTGAGATGACTTCGACGACGATAGGGATTGGAAGACAGCCTCCATTGCCTTTGGATGTATGCCGTTTTCTGGCTCTTCAATAAGGTATGTTCTATTTTGATTATCCAGGTAAGGGAGCATTGTTAGAGCGATGAGCCTCAAAGTCCCGTCAGAGACGAGCCATGCTGGCACCTCTCCAGTGCTATAAATTACGCTCAAGTACTGGCTATTATCTTCAGGTCTGCTGACGACGTCAATGTCAACTATATCTCCAAGAAAAGATCGAATATGCTTCAGCCACCGAGAATATAATTTGTTTTTCTTGAAATCGCTAAGTACTCTAGGAAGATTACTGCCGTCAGGTAAAAACTCCCTCGCCCCTATTCGAGGGGATGACTTTCTCATCGCCTTGCTATCCAGCATTATAGTTTGAATACCTAGAGTAAAATAGTTTCTTACCCAAATGGCAATCGGGAATTTTTCATAATCTTCAGGAACATTAGAGATGGCAGACTTTTTATTGCCGAAACGAAACTGGCTATTCCAACCGGTTCTTTCAGATTTGAAATAATCATTGCCCGATTCTGTTTTGCCTATAATCTTTACCCACCCCTTTGGCGCCCTTCCTTTCTGGCTCCTGGGATGGATAACGTCGTTGTTTTCGCTCATCTCTATAGGAAATAGGCCATATCTCTTCATCTTGACGGATTGTGGCTTTATCCAGAGGTTTTCATTGATAATGATTTGATCTTCGCCTCTAATTCCAATCTTTATCTCGTACCTGGCCGTATCTAGCCTTGCACCACCCGATTGTATAATAAGTTCGTCTGGAAGTCTCAGCTCGATCCCTATTTCGATATCATTCGCGTTCTCATAATGTGTTAGATCAACTAAACTACCCCCTCTCTTTGTAACGGCAGCATCGATTCCATCAGATACAATATCCTTTACAAGCTCAGGTACATCAAGGAAAGTTGTTTTGCCTGAGGCGTTCGGCCCAATCAGCACCTGCATCATCTTCAGATCCTGCCTGACGTACTTTATCGATTTATAATTTTTAGCTTCAATTAAGGAAATGATGGTCTTTTCTCCTTTGGCCGAGCCCTGTCTATACTTCCAACGCCAGCTTATCCACGTCATTCAACAGCGGTGTACCAGCCGGATATTCCCCATTGAAGCATGCCAGGCACAGGCCGGGGCCGCTGACGGCTTCGCGGATGCCCTGCTCGCTGATGAAACTCAGCGTATCCGCCCCGATCAGCGCCCGGATCTCCTCGATGGAGTGCGTGCTGGCGACCAGTTCCTTGCGCGCGGCCGTGTCGATGCCGTAGAAGCACGGGTGCTTGATGGGCGGACTGCTCACGCGGAAGTGCACCTCGGTCGCGCCCGCCTCGCGCAGCAGGTTCACGATCTGCCGGCTGGTGGTGCCCCGCACGATGCTGTCGTCCACCAGCACGACGCGTTTGCCGCGCACGGCGCTGGTGGGCGAGAGCTTCATCTTGACCTTCAGTTCCCGCGCTTCCTGCGTGGGCGCAATAAAGGTGCGGCCCGCGTAGGGGTTCTTGTACAGGCCGTAGTCGAAGGGAATGCCGCTCTCTCGGGCGTAGCCGATGGCCGCGCCGATCCCGCTGTCCGGCACCGGGACGACGATATCGGCCTCGACCGGATGTTCGCGCGCGAGCTGGTGGCCCATGCGGATGCGGCTCTCGTGGGCGTCCACGCCGTCGAGCTGGCTGTCGCTGCGGGCGAAGTAGATCCACTCGAAGGCGCAGGGGGTGGGCTTGCGCGGGGCGACCATACGCGAGTGCAGGCCGTCGCGGTCTATCCACACGAGTTCGCCGGGCTGCACGTCGCGCAGCAGCTTGGCGCCCACGGCGTACAGGGCACAGGGTTCGGAGGCGATCACGTACGCGCCGTCCTCGCGCTCCCCGATCACCAGGGGCCGCACGCCGTTCGGATCGCGGAAGCCCAGGAGCTGCGTGCGGCTCATCAGCACGCACGCGTACCCGCCCTTGAGCTTCTTCATGGCGACGGCCGTCGCCTCGATCAGGTCAAGGTCGGCCTCGCGGGCGATCAGGTTGAGCATCACCTCGGAGTCGTTGGTGGTCTGGAACAGCCCGCCTTCCATCAGCATGCCGTTGCGGACTTCGCGGGCGTTCACGAAGTTCCCGTTGTGCGCCAGCCCCAGGATGCCCTTGTTCGTGCGGGTGGTCAGGGGCTGGGCATTGAAGCGCAGGTTGCTGCCGGTGGTGGAGTACCGCACGTGCCCGATGCTGACGCGGGCGTTCGCCAGCCGTACCGAGTCCAGCCGCCGCTCGTCGAACACCTGCGTGACCAGCCCGAGGTCCTTCTCCACGTGGAACTTCTCGCCGTCGGACACGCACATGCCCGCCGCTTCCTGGCCGCGGTGCTGCAACGCGAACAGGCCCAGGTAGGTCATCCACGCCAGGTCGTTCGGTTCCGGCGAGTACAGGCCGAACACGCCGCACTCGTCCTGCGGCTTGTCGGTGGTCGCGTCGAAGATCATCGGCGGCTCCAGGGCCGGGGCAGCGCCCCGCTCATCCCAGGATCTCCGCGAGGGGCGTGGTGAAGGCGTCGGTCAGGGCGGGGAGGGTCACGCTCAAGTGTACGTGCTGACCCGGCAGGGCGATGGTGACGCCGGTTCCCCCGGTGGTGCCCAGACGCGCGTGGGGCACGCCGCGTGCCGCGAGAGCCGCCTCGGTGCCCGCCGCGTCACGGGTGGCGATCAGAATTCGGCCGTGCGCCTCGCCGTACAGCAGGGCGTCGGCGCGCACGCTCTCGGGGGCGTCGATGCTGACATTCACGCCGACGTTCCCGGCAATCGCCATCTCCGCCAGCGCCACGGCGAGGCCGCCCTCGGCGCAGTCGTGCGCGGTGTCGGTCAGGCCGGACCGGATCAGGTGCAGGGTGGCGTCGATGACCGCCTGCTCGCGGCCCAGGTCCAGGGGCGGCACCCGCCCGGCCTCCAGGCCGTGCACCGTTTCGAGGTACTGGCTCGCCCCGATGGTGTCGGCGTGCTCCCCGATCAGGTACACGGTCTGACCCTCGCCCTTGAGGTTCAGGGTCGCGCGCTGCGTCACGTCCGGCAGCACGCCGACCATGCCGATGGTGGGCGTGGGGTGGATGGCGACGCGCTCGTCGCCCTCGATGTACTGGTTGTACAGGCTGACATTGCCGCCGGTGACCGGCGTGTTCAGCGCGCGGCACGCGTCCGCGATGCCGTGCACGGCCTGCTGGAGCTGGTAGTACACCTCGGGCCGGTGCGGGTTGCCGAAGTTCAGGTTGTCGGTGATCGCCAGTGGGGTCGCGCCCACACACGCGAGGTTGCGGGCAGCCTCGGCCACGGCGGCGGCGGCCCCGGTGTACGGGTCGAGGTACACGAAGCGCGGGTTGCAGTCGCTGGTGGCAGCCACGCCCATGCCCGAGCCCTTCACACGCATCACGGCGGCGTCGGCCGCGCCCGGCACGACCACCGTGTTGGTCATGACCTGATGGTCGAAACGCTCGAAGATGGGCCGCTTGCTGGCAATCGTGGGGTGAGACAGCAGGTCGGTCAGCACCGCCCCCAGGTCGCCGGGCACGGGCACGCCGCTCAGGTCGGTGTCGCGCTTGGCGCGGATCTCGTCGGACTCGACGCCCTCGCGGGTGTACTTGGGCGCCTCGTTCAGCAGGGCCACCGGCAGGTCGCAGACCACCTCGCCGCGCCACGTCAGGCGGTAGTTGTGGTGCTCCTCGACCTGCCCGATGGTCACCACGTCCAGTTCCCACTTGGCGAGCAGGTCGAGCAGGGCCTGCTCCTTGCCGGGCACCGGCACCAGGATCATGCGCTCCTGAGACTCGCTCAGGCACAGTTCCATGGGCACCATGCCGTCCTCGCGGGTCGGCACCAGATCGAGATTCATGGTGATGCCGAGTTCGGCGCGGTACGCCATCTCGCACGTGCTGGACACCAGCCCGGCCGCGCCCATGTCCTGCACGCCCGCGACCACACCCGCCTGGATGGCTTCCAGCGTGGCCTCCAGCAGCAGTTTCTCCATGAAGGGGTCGCCCACCTGCACGGCCGGGCGGTCCGCCTGGCTCGCGTTGCTCAGGTCGGCAGAGGCGAACACGGCGCCGCCCAGGCCGTCGCGCCCGGTCTTGGAGCCCACGTACACGATGGTGTTGCCGACCTCGCCCATCGTCCCTTTTGCCAGATCCTCGTGGCGCAGCAGACCCAGGGCCATCACGTTCACCAGGGGGTTTTCCTGGTAGCTGGGGTGGAAGGTCACCTCGCCGCCCACGGTGGGCACGCCGATGGCGTTGCCATAGTGCGCGATGCCTTCCACCACGCCGTTCAGCAGGAAGCGGGTGCGGGGGCTGTCGGGGTTGCCGAAGCGCAGGGAGTCCAGCACCGCGAAGGGCCGCGCGCCCATGGCGAAGATGTCGCGCAGGATGCCGCCCACGCCGGTCGCGGCGCCCTGCACCGGCTCGACCGCCGACGGGTGGTTGTGCGACTCCATCTTGAAGGCCACGCCCCAGCCGTCCCCGATGTCCACCACGCCGGCGTTCTCGCCCGGCCCCTGCAGGACCTGCGGGCCGGTGGTGGGAAAGAAGCGGAACAGCGGGCGGGAGTTCTTGTAGCCGCAGTGCTCGCTCCACATCGCGCCCACGATGGCAGCCTCCAGGGCGTTCGGCTCGCGGCCGATGCCCTCCACGAGGAGGTCGTACTCCTCGGTGGACAGGCCGAAGGTGGCGGCGCGGTCGCGCAGGGACGGAGCGGGCGTGGCGGGAATCTGGGTCATGGAGGTGCCTCTGGAGAAATCAGGAAACGGGGAGCGCGGCGGGGCAGTGGCCCTCAGCCGTGCTTCTTGGCCATCTGGAGCTGGCCGCGGTGGTACGCGACGTGCCGCAGCTGCATGCCCAGGCCGGTCAGGCGTTCGCGCACGCCGGTGGGCGCGGCGGGGGCGCGCAGCATGTCGCCCAGCTGCTCGTCGGTCAGCGCGCGGATGTGGGCCACGACCTTGGCCCCCACCCGGTCGAGTTCGCCCAGCACGATGGCCTTGCCGTTGGTCTCGTTGGCATTCGGCGTGCCGCGCAGCTCCTCCATCCACGGCGCCGACTCCCAGCCCAGGTGGGCGTAGGTGGCGCTGAAGTCCTGGAACGCGAAGAAGCGCAGCCACTCGGAGATATGCAGCGCGTGCCATGCGGCACTGTGGCCCAGCCGGGGCGTCTGGAACTCGGCGTCGGGCACGGCGTCCAGCCCGGCGCGGAACATGGTCAGCTCCTGCTCGTAGGCGGCGGCCAGGAAGTCCTGGACACGGACCGGGCTCACGCGCCCACCGCCACGCCGCTGCGGCTCAGGCTGCGGAACACGCCCTGGCCGTCCTCGCTGCCCAGCAGCGCCTCCACCGCGCGCTCCGGGTGGGGCATCATGCCCAGCACGTTCCCGCGCGCGTTCACAATGCCGGCGATGTCGTTCAGCGAGCCGTTGGGGTTGTCCACGTAGCGGAACACGACCTGCCCCTCGCCCTCAAGGCGGGCGATGGTCTCGGGATCGGCGTAGTAGTTGCCCTCGCCGTGCGCGATGGGCACCTCGATCACCTGCCCCGCCGTGTACGCGCCGGTGAAGGCGGTGGCGGCGTTCTCCACGCGCAGGTGCACCGGCCGGCACATGAAGTGCAGGTCGCGGTTGCGGCTCAGCGCGCCGGGCAGCAGCCCCGACTCGGTGAGCACCTGGAAGCCGTTGCACACGCCCAGGACATATCCGCCCCGCTCGGCGTGCGCCTTGACGGCCTGCATGATCGGGCTGCGCGCCGCGACCGCGCCGGAGCGCAGGTGGTCGCCGTAGCTGAAGCCGCCGGGCAGGAACACCAGATCGGTGCCGGCCGGCAGGCCGGGTTCGGTGTGCCACACGAACTGCGCGCTGTCGTCCAGCAGCAGGCGGGCGGCGTGCAGGGCGTCGGCGTCGCAGTTGGAGCCGGGAAACTGGATGACGGCGACGTTCATAAACCTCCGATTGAAGCCGCGCGAGCGGCGAAATCCGAGCGGAGCGAGTAGAAGAAAGCGCGCGTGACCGGAGCTGGAGCAGCCTGCGGCGCGTTCCCGCAGGTTGCGGAAGTGGAGGTCATGGGCGTCATAGGTGCTCCGGCTGCGCCACGGTGCGCTCGTTCACGACGTTGCCGGTGTTCAGGGTGCCAGCAGGCTCAAACATCACGATCCAGACCTCGTCCTCGGCCACGGGCAGGTGCTCCACGCCGCGCGGCACGATGATCATCTCCCCCACCCCGATGCGCCGCTCGCCGTCGCGGAAGCGCATGAGCAGCGTGCCCCTGGTCACCAGAAACAGCTCGTCCTCGTGCTCGTGGGCGTGCCACACGAACTCGCCGCTGATCTTTGCGATCTTGACGTGCTGGCCGTTGAGTTCCCCGATCACCTTCGGCTGCCAGTAGCCCTCGAAGGCACCAAACTTCTCCTGCAACTTCAGGACGTCGGGCACACTCACGCTTCGGCCAGCTCCCAGCGCGCATCCTCCATCACGGGGTTGCTCAGGACATTCTCGGTGATGTCGCGCAGCTGCGCTTCGACGTCGTCCCGGCTGCCGTTCAGGGTCAGTTCGATGTACTTGCCGACCCGCACGCCGTTCACGTTGCCGTGGTCGAGGTGAGACAGGGCGCGCTCGACGGTGCGTCCCTGCGGATCGAGGATGCTGGGCTTGAGGGTCACGAACACTTTGGCTTTGAAGGTGGACATGGGGCTCCTTCGGAGGTCTACAGGTTGAGCGGCTGAACGTCGGGAAAGGAACGGCCGGAGGCACCGATCACGGGTCGTCAGACCTCGGTCGTCACGCGCCGCAGCATCTCCGCGTAGGCGTCCTCGATGCCGCCGAGGTCGCGGCGGAAGCGGTCCTTGTCCATCTTCTCGTTCGTCTGCGCGTCCCAGAAGCGGCAGGTGTCGGGGCTGATCTCGTCGGCCAGCACGACCGTGCCGTCGGGGAGGGTGCCGAATTCCAGCTTGAAGTCGATGAGCCGCACGCCGCGCTGCTCGAAGTACGGCGTGAGAAAGCCCCGGATCTTCAGGGCAAGTTCACGGATGCGCAGCAGTTGCGGCTCGGTGGCCCACCCGAGGCTCAGAGCGGTGTCGGTGTTGATCAGGGGATCGCCCAGCGCGTCGGACTTGTAGCAGTACTCGACGACCGGATGCGTGAGCGGCGTGCCTTCCTCGATGCCCAGGCGCTTGCTGAAGCTGCCGGCCGCCACGTTGCGGACGATCACCTCGACGGGCACGATCGTCACGGCCTTCACGAGTTGCTCGGTGTCCGAGAGTCTGCGGACGAAGTGCGTGGGAACGCCGGCGGCCTCCAGCTGCGGGTACAGGTGCGCGGTGATGGCGTTGTTCGTGGCGCCCTTGCCCACCCACGAGCCGCGCTTCTGGGCGTTGAAGGCCGTGGCGTCGTCCTTGTATTCCACGATGTACTCGCCGGGCTCGGCCGTGGCGTACACCCGTTTGGCCTTGCCCTCGTACTTCATCTCGTGCCTGCTCGGTGCCGTCATACGCCCTCCGCCCGGCGCGGCGCGTGGCCGTCCAGGGAATGTAGGAACCGCGTCCCCCGGCTGGGTGCGGGGCAACGCTGAAATGGGGTGGGCCTGGTCATGCGGGGCCTCCATCGCCGCCTCTCGGGCGGACTTACCGCCGTGTGCATGGCCGGTGGCCGGGCGGGGCGTCTCACGGGACGCGGGTGGAAGAAATGGGAGTGCAGCCCGCACGTGGGCTGCCTTACCCCAGGGTAACACCCGGCCGCGCGAACTCGGCCGGGGTGTTCAGGTGACTCGGACGTGCGGGGAGCGTGGCGCCCCTGCGGGCCGGTTCAGTGGGCGTGCCCGGCCTTCTCGCCGCGTTTGCCACTGACTTCCTCGCGCACCTCCGCGACCAGCACGGTGCAGGCCTCGGCGCAGGGAATGCCGCCGGGCACGCCGTCGAGGAAGGTGTGCGTGAGTTTCTCGCCGGCCCACAGGCGGGTGCGCAGGCACGACGTGCAGACATCGTGCGCGACGTGCTCGACTTGTTCCGGGGTGGCCTTCTGCACCTTGGCGTAGATGCCGGTCTGGCGGCGGGCGGTGGTGGGCCACGGCGTGGCGCGCAGGGCGTGGCAGGTGTGCGCGTAAGTCTCCTCGACCACCGCCGGGTACGCGTAGTGCACGGCGCGGCGCAGGTCCTCCTCGCTCAGCACTGCCCGCCACCCGCGCGGGGCGTTGCGCAGGGTGTGCACGGGCCGGTGTTCGCCGCCGTCGTCCTTGCGGATGGTGTCGCGCACGCCCTCCGGGGTGACCA comes from the Deinococcus metalli genome and includes:
- a CDS encoding YbjN domain-containing protein, which gives rise to MKLSCVPVLALLVFSSGRAATGEVLDSRPATVLQVVTQAGYSAKLNPGDSKNGPFITLTIDGDVVYLNLEGCKADGCKRVDATTGYDADTSSDEVTEYVNGWNASHYTQAYSDTEEEVAYLDSSYLMTGGYTRANMVAWLKAYLDDLTDFADNLP
- a CDS encoding addiction module toxin RelE encodes the protein MPRAWSDKDERQYEHVKDSERQRGESEERAEEIAARTVNKQRREEGRTPNRRTQGTGNPNRALTELSRDELYNRAREQNVRGRSAMSKAQLVDALGG
- a CDS encoding YwbE family protein — translated: MPPTRSQIQPGLTVDIVQKHDQPTGKLTRGVVAALLTRSPSHPHGIKVRLTSGEVGRVQAVVE
- the mads4 gene encoding methylation-associated defense system protein MAD4 codes for the protein MDLLVLVADGDQKAVFDGLLENRTKSIGIRLINFRVDKHPNRDPGVYATGAAFCRELEANYRFSKCLIVLDEEWEGSPGIDAIKEKIVEDCRRIGIAAQVEVLVISPEIEQWVWQPSLHVLNAIGREESYEEIRSELKQFWPDGSSKPLRPKEAFDAARSIPRSSSIFYELANIVSLKNCQDAEFNKFLKIIRAWFPVSD
- the mads3 gene encoding methylation-associated defense system AAA family ATPase MAD3, whose protein sequence is MTWISWRWKYRQGSAKGEKTIISLIEAKNYKSIKYVRQDLKMMQVLIGPNASGKTTFLDVPELVKDIVSDGIDAAVTKRGGSLVDLTHYENANDIEIGIELRLPDELIIQSGGARLDTARYEIKIGIRGEDQIIINENLWIKPQSVKMKRYGLFPIEMSENNDVIHPRSQKGRAPKGWVKIIGKTESGNDYFKSERTGWNSQFRFGNKKSAISNVPEDYEKFPIAIWVRNYFTLGIQTIMLDSKAMRKSSPRIGAREFLPDGSNLPRVLSDFKKNKLYSRWLKHIRSFLGDIVDIDVVSRPEDNSQYLSVIYSTGEVPAWLVSDGTLRLIALTMLPYLDNQNRTYLIEEPENGIHPKAMEAVFQSLSSSKSSQVFIASHSPVILSMAEPVDLLCFAKTISGYTDVISGSDHPQLRDWKGRVSLDVLFASGVLG
- the purF gene encoding amidophosphoribosyltransferase translates to MIFDATTDKPQDECGVFGLYSPEPNDLAWMTYLGLFALQHRGQEAAGMCVSDGEKFHVEKDLGLVTQVFDERRLDSVRLANARVSIGHVRYSTTGSNLRFNAQPLTTRTNKGILGLAHNGNFVNAREVRNGMLMEGGLFQTTNDSEVMLNLIAREADLDLIEATAVAMKKLKGGYACVLMSRTQLLGFRDPNGVRPLVIGEREDGAYVIASEPCALYAVGAKLLRDVQPGELVWIDRDGLHSRMVAPRKPTPCAFEWIYFARSDSQLDGVDAHESRIRMGHQLAREHPVEADIVVPVPDSGIGAAIGYARESGIPFDYGLYKNPYAGRTFIAPTQEARELKVKMKLSPTSAVRGKRVVLVDDSIVRGTTSRQIVNLLREAGATEVHFRVSSPPIKHPCFYGIDTAARKELVASTHSIEEIRALIGADTLSFISEQGIREAVSGPGLCLACFNGEYPAGTPLLNDVDKLALEV
- the purL gene encoding phosphoribosylformylglycinamidine synthase subunit PurL: MTQIPATPAPSLRDRAATFGLSTEEYDLLVEGIGREPNALEAAIVGAMWSEHCGYKNSRPLFRFFPTTGPQVLQGPGENAGVVDIGDGWGVAFKMESHNHPSAVEPVQGAATGVGGILRDIFAMGARPFAVLDSLRFGNPDSPRTRFLLNGVVEGIAHYGNAIGVPTVGGEVTFHPSYQENPLVNVMALGLLRHEDLAKGTMGEVGNTIVYVGSKTGRDGLGGAVFASADLSNASQADRPAVQVGDPFMEKLLLEATLEAIQAGVVAGVQDMGAAGLVSSTCEMAYRAELGITMNLDLVPTREDGMVPMELCLSESQERMILVPVPGKEQALLDLLAKWELDVVTIGQVEEHHNYRLTWRGEVVCDLPVALLNEAPKYTREGVESDEIRAKRDTDLSGVPVPGDLGAVLTDLLSHPTIASKRPIFERFDHQVMTNTVVVPGAADAAVMRVKGSGMGVAATSDCNPRFVYLDPYTGAAAAVAEAARNLACVGATPLAITDNLNFGNPHRPEVYYQLQQAVHGIADACRALNTPVTGGNVSLYNQYIEGDERVAIHPTPTIGMVGVLPDVTQRATLNLKGEGQTVYLIGEHADTIGASQYLETVHGLEAGRVPPLDLGREQAVIDATLHLIRSGLTDTAHDCAEGGLAVALAEMAIAGNVGVNVSIDAPESVRADALLYGEAHGRILIATRDAAGTEAALAARGVPHARLGTTGGTGVTIALPGQHVHLSVTLPALTDAFTTPLAEILG
- a CDS encoding DinB family protein; amino-acid sequence: MSPVRVQDFLAAAYEQELTMFRAGLDAVPDAEFQTPRLGHSAAWHALHISEWLRFFAFQDFSATYAHLGWESAPWMEELRGTPNANETNGKAIVLGELDRVGAKVVAHIRALTDEQLGDMLRAPAAPTGVRERLTGLGMQLRHVAYHRGQLQMAKKHG
- the purQ gene encoding phosphoribosylformylglycinamidine synthase subunit PurQ; protein product: MNVAVIQFPGSNCDADALHAARLLLDDSAQFVWHTEPGLPAGTDLVFLPGGFSYGDHLRSGAVAARSPIMQAVKAHAERGGYVLGVCNGFQVLTESGLLPGALSRNRDLHFMCRPVHLRVENAATAFTGAYTAGQVIEVPIAHGEGNYYADPETIARLEGEGQVVFRYVDNPNGSLNDIAGIVNARGNVLGMMPHPERAVEALLGSEDGQGVFRSLSRSGVAVGA
- a CDS encoding cupin domain-containing protein, translated to MSVPDVLKLQEKFGAFEGYWQPKVIGELNGQHVKIAKISGEFVWHAHEHEDELFLVTRGTLLMRFRDGERRIGVGEMIIVPRGVEHLPVAEDEVWIVMFEPAGTLNTGNVVNERTVAQPEHL
- the purS gene encoding phosphoribosylformylglycinamidine synthase subunit PurS; amino-acid sequence: MSTFKAKVFVTLKPSILDPQGRTVERALSHLDHGNVNGVRVGKYIELTLNGSRDDVEAQLRDITENVLSNPVMEDARWELAEA
- the purC gene encoding phosphoribosylaminoimidazolesuccinocarboxamide synthase, with translation MTAPSRHEMKYEGKAKRVYATAEPGEYIVEYKDDATAFNAQKRGSWVGKGATNNAITAHLYPQLEAAGVPTHFVRRLSDTEQLVKAVTIVPVEVIVRNVAAGSFSKRLGIEEGTPLTHPVVEYCYKSDALGDPLINTDTALSLGWATEPQLLRIRELALKIRGFLTPYFEQRGVRLIDFKLEFGTLPDGTVVLADEISPDTCRFWDAQTNEKMDKDRFRRDLGGIEDAYAEMLRRVTTEV